One region of Danio rerio strain Tuebingen ecotype United States chromosome 5, GRCz12tu, whole genome shotgun sequence genomic DNA includes:
- the igbp1 gene encoding immunoglobulin-binding protein 1 (The RefSeq protein has 1 substitution compared to this genomic sequence), whose protein sequence is MAAAEDTNSNVTQNPSGSDAPKLSDLLDRGWKLFEEVDTTNEPSSSNPVQVKIKRAIMQLEEATRMVNQLNLFSRNEALEEISTTDLKYLLLPALLGALTMKQVNPNKRLEYVQAARVYFIDFLKRCKDYDICSFQLPKDCENTADTPTEEQSSPAVPMPMSQPDLIAMATQRQAKIERFKQRKDTEAKLSEIKGLVESGSADEDVVRDFYLLHVRRWITLAIEEIDSINVEIEILKRMELFKQSAPQPSPPKRPPMKPFILTKDAMQAKVFGAGYPSLPTMTVDDWYDQHRRQGCLPDQGIPRSTTDGDAEEEERAERERKEENDDEEALQKARDWDDWKDTHRRGYGNRKNMG, encoded by the exons ATGGCGGCTGCTGAAGACACAAACAGTAACGTTACACAAAACCCCAGCGGTTCAGATGCTCCAAAACTGTCGGATTTGCTGGACAGGGGCTGGAAGCTATTTGAAGAGGTGGACACCACGAATGAGCCGAGCAGCTCCAACCCGGTGCAGGTGAAAGTCAAGCGCGCCATCATGCAGCTGGAGGAGGCGACAAGGATGGTCAACCAGCTGAACCTCTTCAG CCGTAATGAGGCGCTGGAGGAAATCTCTACTACAGATCTGAAGTATCTGCTGTTGCCGGCTCTGCTGGGCGCTCTCACCATGAAACAGGTGAACCCCAACAAGCGACTGGAGTACGTGCAGGCGGCCCGTGTTTACTTCATAGACTTCCTCAAGAGGTGCAAGGACTATGACATATGTAGTTTTCAGCTGCCCAAAGACTGCGAGAACACAGCAGACACTCCAACTGAGGAGCAGAGCAGTCCAGCAGTCCCAATGCCAATGTCTCAGCCAGACCTCATCGCCATGGCAACACAGAGACAAGCCAAAATTGAGAG GTTTAAGCAGCGTAAGGACACAGAAGCCAAGTTGAGTGAGATCAAGGGACTGGTGGAATCCGGTTCTGCTGATGAAGATGTGGTGAGGGATTTTTACCTGCTGCACGTGCGCAGATGGATCACGTTAGCAATTGAGGAGATCGACTCCATCAATGTTGAGATAGAGATACTCAAACGCATGGAGCTCTTCAAGCAG AGTGCCCCCCAGCCTTCACCACCCAAAAGACCACCCATGAAGCCTTTTATCTTGACCAAGGATGCAATGCAGGCAAA AGTGTTTGGCGCAGGGTATCCCAGCCTTCCCACCATGACAGTGGACGATTGGTATGACCAGCACAGACGACAAGGATGTTTACCAGACCAGGGCATACCACGCAGCACAA CAGATGGTGATGCAGAGGAGGAGGAGCGAGCTGAAAGAGAGCGGAAGGAGGAGAACGATGATGAAGAGGCACTGCAGAAGGCACGAGACTGGGATGACTGGAAGGACACGCACCGGAGAGGATATGGCAACCGCAAGAACATGGGCTGA
- the igbp1 gene encoding immunoglobulin-binding protein 1 isoform X1 has product MAAAEDTNSNVTQNPSGSDAPKLSDLLDRGWKLFEEVDTTNEPSSSNPVQVKVKRAIMQLEEATRMVNQLNLFSRNEALEEISTTDLKYLLLPALLGALTMKQVNPNKRLEYVQAARVYFIDFLKRCKDYDICSFQLPKDCENTADTPTEEQSSPAVPMPMSQPDLIAMATQRQAKIERFKQRKDTEAKLSEIKGLVESGSADEDVVRDFYLLHVRRWITLAIEEIDSINVEIEILKRMELFKQSAPQPSPPKRPPMKPFILTKDAMQAKVFGAGYPSLPTMTVDDWYDQHRRQGCLPDQGIPRSTNGDAEEEERAERERKEENDDEEALQKARDWDDWKDTHRRGYGNRKNMG; this is encoded by the exons ATGGCGGCTGCTGAAGACACAAACAGTAACGTTACACAAAACCCCAGCGGTTCAGATGCTCCAAAACTGTCGGATTTGCTGGACAGGGGCTGGAAGCTATTTGAAGAGGTGGACACCACGAATGAGCCGAGCAGCTCCAACCCGGTGCAGGTGAAAGTCAAGCGCGCCATCATGCAGCTGGAGGAGGCGACAAGGATGGTCAACCAGCTGAACCTCTTCAG CCGTAATGAGGCGCTGGAGGAAATCTCTACTACAGATCTGAAGTATCTGCTGTTGCCGGCTCTGCTGGGCGCTCTCACCATGAAACAGGTGAACCCCAACAAGCGACTGGAGTACGTGCAGGCGGCCCGTGTTTACTTCATAGACTTCCTCAAGAGGTGCAAGGACTATGACATATGTAGTTTTCAGCTGCCCAAAGACTGCGAGAACACAGCAGACACTCCAACTGAGGAGCAGAGCAGTCCAGCAGTCCCAATGCCAATGTCTCAGCCAGACCTCATCGCCATGGCAACACAGAGACAAGCCAAAATTGAGAG GTTTAAGCAGCGTAAGGACACAGAAGCCAAGTTGAGTGAGATCAAGGGACTGGTGGAATCCGGTTCTGCTGATGAAGATGTGGTGAGGGATTTTTACCTGCTGCACGTGCGCAGATGGATCACGTTAGCAATTGAGGAGATCGACTCCATCAATGTTGAGATAGAGATACTCAAACGCATGGAGCTCTTCAAGCAG AGTGCCCCCCAGCCTTCACCACCCAAAAGACCACCCATGAAGCCTTTTATCTTGACCAAGGATGCAATGCAGGCAAA AGTGTTTGGCGCAGGGTATCCCAGCCTTCCCACCATGACAGTGGACGATTGGTATGACCAGCACAGACGACAAGGATGTTTACCAGACCAGGGCATACCACGCAGCACAA ATGGTGATGCAGAGGAGGAGGAGCGAGCTGAAAGAGAGCGGAAGGAGGAGAACGATGATGAAGAGGCACTGCAGAAGGCACGAGACTGGGATGACTGGAAGGACACGCACCGGAGAGGATATGGCAACCGCAAGAACATGGGCTGA